A stretch of DNA from Capsicum annuum cultivar UCD-10X-F1 unplaced genomic scaffold, UCD10Xv1.1 ctg63738, whole genome shotgun sequence:
ttCTGATGCACCAAGACCCATTTGGAATGCTCTCTCTCACTAGACTCTCTCTCTCACTAGACTCTCTATCTCGGTCCACGGCCTTCGGCGCCGTCGCCGAtcgtcggcgccgacccgacccgaccaccGGTCCCCGGCGTCGACCTCCGTCGCCGGTCTCCGGCTTCTTCGCCGGTCTCCGTCGCCGTCGCTGGTCTCTGGCTCCGTCGCCGTCGTCGACCTACGGCGCCGACCCTACTGCCGGTCACCACCGTACCCTCTCTCTCCCGCGCCTCGGCCCTCCggccccgtcgccgtcgccgacctacggcgccgacccgaccgccGGACCTGACTGCCGGTCACCGACCGCCGTCGCCGAGATCCGGTTCCCCCCTGCTGTACCCCCCCTTCTCTGTCCAGACCCCCCCTCCGCCGGCACCGTACAACAGGGCAGCAGCTGTAGCTCGGTCTTCAGCCGGCAGCCGCGAATCCATCTCAGTAGCGATCCCCCGGTAGCAGGTCGACGCGGGGCTTGGTTGCCGGCTTGGTCTACAAGTGAAatctggtgacttctaacctttgcttatttcattcttcattctgcattctttcattcttcgtattatactagtaattgagtatagtttggttGCTGGAATATTTCCTTGAATTGgtgtgagccttgtattaatTACTGCTGCTTTACTATTACCATCGTTTAtgtctttatatctttatattatctttatattctcttatactttcgcctagttgtggctgtgggcagtaatgggtggatagggtcatgtccgagggggttgagGAGGGGGGcagtggtgggggcgggggatgaggaaagggcgggagtgggagggaggccaaggtttggccacGGGGGAAGTAGTGGAGGGCGTGCGGGTAGTGAAGGTAGGCTGAgtgttgggtcttggaatatagggaccctgcagggcaagtccatagagcttgtgaagacccttaggaagagaaggatcaatattgcgtgtgttcaggagaccaagtgggtagggtctaaggctagggatgtggatggttacaagctgtggtactctgggagcgagaggcgtcggaatggagttggcatcttagtggatgaagagcttagaggtcaggtagtagaggtgaagaggatcaatgataggttgatgactattaagttggtcattcgggggtttaccctgaacgtgtgtagtgcctatgcaccgcaagtgggatcggagggggaggaggccttggaggaggtggtgagaggcgtgccaagctcggagaagattgttgtagcaggagatttcaacgggcacatcggggcgctaccgggaggctttggtgatgtgcatggtggttttggttttggggagagaaatgaggaAGGGGCTACCctactggagtttgcgaggtcctttgggctggtggtggtgaactcgggcttctcgaagaaggacgagcacctgatcacctttcggagcgcggtagccaggacccagattgactttgtGTTGCTTAGGAAAAGGGATAGGGCGtggtgtaaggattgtaaggtcatcctgagtgagaacctttcgacccaacataggctcttggttatggatttgggtataaagaagaatagaaagaggagaagtagggagtgtagacctagaattaagtggggcggcttgacgccagtgaaggcgtgggagataggggagaagttggcaggaatgggggtgtgggagtgtaggggagacgtggatagtatgtgggatagggcggctaggtgcatcagggagaatgcgagtgaggtgttgggggtttctaggggccgggccgggcaccatcagggggattggtggtggaataaagaggtggagaagaaagtggggaccaagaaaggggcgtatgccaagttggtggagag
This window harbors:
- the LOC124893679 gene encoding arabinogalactan protein 1-like, producing MLSRNKILMHQDPFGMLSLTRLSLSLDSLSRSTAFGAVADRRRRPDPTTGPRRRPPSPVSGFFAGLRRRRWSLAPSPSSTYGADPTAGHHRTLSLPRLGPPAPSPSPTYGADPTAGPDCRSPTAVAEIRFPPAVPPLLCPDPPSAGTVQQGSSCSSVFSRQPRIHLSSDPPVAGRRGAWLPAWSTSEIW